Proteins encoded in a region of the Onthophagus taurus isolate NC chromosome 10, IU_Otau_3.0, whole genome shotgun sequence genome:
- the LOC111418381 gene encoding zinc finger protein 1 isoform X3, with protein sequence MEVVARSNMMFGCYDSYYSYKLWSLANVWNTTGQLPISTSNGIRDPEELPSPSNSDYFMKCPQCQKGFHTFEALKVHMETCPKENGQISSSPNLSSVVIPSGGGSAGGSHPCSQCSASFINKDQLEKHELLHSPNGQVSCKVCNKTFANVYRLQRHMISHDESAVLRKFKCTECDKAFKFKHHLKEHIRIHSGEKPFECGNCGKRFSHSGSYSSHMTSKKCLVMNLKLGRTRAANNGNHNLLVADKTHQNRNQKRNNSGILNNNLAGSPNQNGMFSILPKYPDTSALFHPFYMPPPNMGTISLPPYSIPTIGEFLEKLQKVSPQTNLIENDCKSEHNEEDGELNKSKSTSCGDLAIDEEEIEVKEEPQENTPETNGRDFETVKRILETVGATVTKEFLQANIQKFSSDTSDCNSLSQSPLREFLCHGCKKTFSSQSFLDEHDCEMDVKSEGLAAKLEEAINTKSESDHPSGSDEEYERSNEIDGERVATTDQLSDDGRKVRVRSLISDEQLKILKDNYAMNPRPKREDLIRIADQIGFSVRVVQVWFQNTRARDRREGRLIQIPYSTPQQSYPQKYSNSNLPRSPYYLPKDTYISEQPLDLSTKKDHTSRESSPASSPAPNSIQNSDSGEEIVNLSQKSSRSPTPFRNYPYQSSNCSSEPIRSPSPGDYNNGSRLAQILAQPKLPIPSVPMSLVPMDRLIQFGNQDLQNFSQLMTTKRTWSEDGDATQESVEESGNKKLKVVKGVDSPMLSGQEDVEGLFGCDQCDKSFSKQSSLARHKYEHSGQRPHKCDECPKAFKHKHHLTEHKRLHSGEKPFQCSKCLKRFSHSGSYSQHMNHRYSYCKPYRE encoded by the exons ATGGAAGTAGTTGCGAGAAGTAATATGATGTTCGGGTGTTATGACAGTTATTACTCGTATAAATTGTGGAGTTTAGCCAATGTATGGAACACAACTGGGCAgt taCCAATATCAACATCAAACGGAATCCGCGATCCCGAAGAGTTACCATCCCCATCTAACTCGGATTACTTCATGAAATGTCCTCAGTGCCAAAAGGGATTTCATACGTTCGAAGCCCTCAAAGTTCACATGGAGACGTGTCCGAAAGAAAACGGGCAAATCTCGAGTTCGCCGAATCTTTCCTCGGTGGTTATTCCATCGGGAGGTGGTAGTGCAGGGGGTTCACATCCATGTTCTCAGTGTTCTGCGAGTTTCATCAACAAGGATCAATTGGAGAAGCACGAACTGTTGCACTCTCCAAACGGTCAAGTG TCCTGCAAAGtttgtaacaaaacttttGCGAATGTGTACCGGCTTCAAAGGCACATGATCAGTCACGATGAAAGCGccgttttaagaaaatttaaatgcaCCGAGTGTGATAaagcttttaaatttaaacatcacTTAaag gAACATATAAGAATACATAGTGGTGAGAAGCCTTTTGAATGTGGAAATtgtgggaaacgtttttcacATTCAGGTTCATACTCGAGTCACATGacatcaaaaaaatgtttggtgATGAATCTAAAATTGGGAAGAACTCGAGCTGCCAATAACGGCAATCACAACCTGCTGGTAGCCGATAAAACCCATCAAAatagaaatcaaaaaagaaacaactCCGGGAttttaaacaacaatttagcCGGCAGCCCGAATCAAAACGGGATGTTCTCAATCCTTCCTAAATACCCCGACACTTCGGCACTATTCCATCCCTTTTATATGCCCCCGCCCAACATGGGAACCATCTCTTTACCTCCGTACTCAATTCCAACAATCGGGGAGTTCTTAGAGAAGCTCCAAAAAGTTTCGCCCCAAACCAATTTAATCGAGAACGATTGCAAAAGCGAGCACAACGAAGAAGATGGGGAATTAAACAAATCGAAATCGACGAGTTGTGGTGATTTAGCCATCGATGAAGAAGAAATCGAAGTGAAAGAAGAGCCACAAGAAAACACCCCAGAAACGAATGGAAGAGATTTCGAAACTGTCAAAAGAATTTTAGAAACTGTAGGAGCCACGGTGACCAAAGAATTCCTTCAAGCCAATATCCAAAAATTTTCTTCCGATACTTCCGATTGCAACAGTTTGTCCCAATCACCTTTAAGAGAGTTCCTTTGTCATGGTTGCAAAAAAACGTTTTCGTCCCAATCGTTTTTGGATGAGCACGATTGCGAGATGGACGTGAAAAGCGAAGGACTAGCAGCAAAATTAGAAGAGGCGATCAATACAAAATCAGAAAGTGATCACCCGAGTGGTTCCGACGAAGAATACGAGCGTTCCAACGAAATCGACGGCGAAAGAGTCGCAACAACAGACCAACTCAGCGATGATGGGAGAAAAGTTCGCGTTCGCTCCTTAATTTCCGacgaacaattaaaaatattaaaagataattACGCGATGAATCCGCGACCCAAACGCGAGGATTTAATCCGAATCGCTGATCAAATCGGGTTCTCAGTTCGCGTGGTTCAAGTTTGGTTCCAAAATACTCGGGCTAGGGATCGAAGGGAAGGAAGATTGATTCAAATCCCTTATTCAACACCTCAGCAGAGTTATCCCCAAAAATATTCTAATTCAAACCTTCCCCGTAGTCCTTATTACCTCCCAAAAGACACCTACATCTCAGAACAACCCCTCGATTTATCCACGAAAAAAGATCACACCTCCAGAGAATCATCCCCGGCGTCTTCCCCAGCACCCAATTCGATACAAAATTCCGATTCGGGCgaagaaatcgttaatttaAGCCAAAAATCTTCGAGATCGCCGACCCCTTTTCGAAATTATCCCTATCAAAGCTCGAATTGTTCTTCGGAACCGATTAGAAGTCCTTCGCCGGGAGATTATAACAACGGAAGTCGGTTGGCGCAGATTTTGGCGCAACCTAAGTTACCCATCCCTTCTGTTCCTATGTCTTTGGTTCCAATGGATAGATTGATTCAATTTGGAAATCAagatttgcaaaattttagcCAATTGATGACCACGAAGAGGACTTGGTCTGAAGATGGAGATGCGACGCAAGAAAGTGTGGAAGAGAGCGggaataaaaagttaaaagtgGTTAAAGGCGTTGATAGTCCAATGTTGAGTGGCCAAGAAGATGTTGAGGGATTGTTTGGATGCGACCAATGTGATAAATCATTTTCGAAGCAAAGTTCTTTAGCTAGGCATAAATATGAACATTCAG gTCAACGTCCACACAAATGCGACGAATGTCCAAAAGCATTCAAACACAAACATCACCTAACGGAACACAAAAGATTACACAGCGGTGAGAAGCCCTTCCAATGTTCGAAATGTTTGAAGAGATTCTCGCATTCCGGTTCTTATAGCCAACATATGAACCACAGGTATTCTTATTGCAAACCCTACAGAGAATAA
- the LOC111418381 gene encoding zinc finger protein 1 isoform X4, whose product MATSVTTSGVGRGRRKQAKPQRKVPISTSNGIRDPEELPSPSNSDYFMKCPQCQKGFHTFEALKVHMETCPKENGQISSSPNLSSVVIPSGGGSAGGSHPCSQCSASFINKDQLEKHELLHSPNGQVSCKVCNKTFANVYRLQRHMISHDESAVLRKFKCTECDKAFKFKHHLKEHIRIHSGEKPFECGNCGKRFSHSGSYSSHMTSKKCLVMNLKLGRTRAANNGNHNLLVADKTHQNRNQKRNNSGILNNNLAGSPNQNGMFSILPKYPDTSALFHPFYMPPPNMGTISLPPYSIPTIGEFLEKLQKVSPQTNLIENDCKSEHNEEDGELNKSKSTSCGDLAIDEEEIEVKEEPQENTPETNGRDFETVKRILETVGATVTKEFLQANIQKFSSDTSDCNSLSQSPLREFLCHGCKKTFSSQSFLDEHDCEMDVKSEGLAAKLEEAINTKSESDHPSGSDEEYERSNEIDGERVATTDQLSDDGRKVRVRSLISDEQLKILKDNYAMNPRPKREDLIRIADQIGFSVRVVQVWFQNTRARDRREGRLIQIPYSTPQQSYPQKYSNSNLPRSPYYLPKDTYISEQPLDLSTKKDHTSRESSPASSPAPNSIQNSDSGEEIVNLSQKSSRSPTPFRNYPYQSSNCSSEPIRSPSPGDYNNGSRLAQILAQPKLPIPSVPMSLVPMDRLIQFGNQDLQNFSQLMTTKRTWSEDGDATQESVEESGNKKLKVVKGVDSPMLSGQEDVEGLFGCDQCDKSFSKQSSLARHKYEHSGQRPHKCDECPKAFKHKHHLTEHKRLHSGEKPFQCSKCLKRFSHSGSYSQHMNHRYSYCKPYRE is encoded by the exons taCCAATATCAACATCAAACGGAATCCGCGATCCCGAAGAGTTACCATCCCCATCTAACTCGGATTACTTCATGAAATGTCCTCAGTGCCAAAAGGGATTTCATACGTTCGAAGCCCTCAAAGTTCACATGGAGACGTGTCCGAAAGAAAACGGGCAAATCTCGAGTTCGCCGAATCTTTCCTCGGTGGTTATTCCATCGGGAGGTGGTAGTGCAGGGGGTTCACATCCATGTTCTCAGTGTTCTGCGAGTTTCATCAACAAGGATCAATTGGAGAAGCACGAACTGTTGCACTCTCCAAACGGTCAAGTG TCCTGCAAAGtttgtaacaaaacttttGCGAATGTGTACCGGCTTCAAAGGCACATGATCAGTCACGATGAAAGCGccgttttaagaaaatttaaatgcaCCGAGTGTGATAaagcttttaaatttaaacatcacTTAaag gAACATATAAGAATACATAGTGGTGAGAAGCCTTTTGAATGTGGAAATtgtgggaaacgtttttcacATTCAGGTTCATACTCGAGTCACATGacatcaaaaaaatgtttggtgATGAATCTAAAATTGGGAAGAACTCGAGCTGCCAATAACGGCAATCACAACCTGCTGGTAGCCGATAAAACCCATCAAAatagaaatcaaaaaagaaacaactCCGGGAttttaaacaacaatttagcCGGCAGCCCGAATCAAAACGGGATGTTCTCAATCCTTCCTAAATACCCCGACACTTCGGCACTATTCCATCCCTTTTATATGCCCCCGCCCAACATGGGAACCATCTCTTTACCTCCGTACTCAATTCCAACAATCGGGGAGTTCTTAGAGAAGCTCCAAAAAGTTTCGCCCCAAACCAATTTAATCGAGAACGATTGCAAAAGCGAGCACAACGAAGAAGATGGGGAATTAAACAAATCGAAATCGACGAGTTGTGGTGATTTAGCCATCGATGAAGAAGAAATCGAAGTGAAAGAAGAGCCACAAGAAAACACCCCAGAAACGAATGGAAGAGATTTCGAAACTGTCAAAAGAATTTTAGAAACTGTAGGAGCCACGGTGACCAAAGAATTCCTTCAAGCCAATATCCAAAAATTTTCTTCCGATACTTCCGATTGCAACAGTTTGTCCCAATCACCTTTAAGAGAGTTCCTTTGTCATGGTTGCAAAAAAACGTTTTCGTCCCAATCGTTTTTGGATGAGCACGATTGCGAGATGGACGTGAAAAGCGAAGGACTAGCAGCAAAATTAGAAGAGGCGATCAATACAAAATCAGAAAGTGATCACCCGAGTGGTTCCGACGAAGAATACGAGCGTTCCAACGAAATCGACGGCGAAAGAGTCGCAACAACAGACCAACTCAGCGATGATGGGAGAAAAGTTCGCGTTCGCTCCTTAATTTCCGacgaacaattaaaaatattaaaagataattACGCGATGAATCCGCGACCCAAACGCGAGGATTTAATCCGAATCGCTGATCAAATCGGGTTCTCAGTTCGCGTGGTTCAAGTTTGGTTCCAAAATACTCGGGCTAGGGATCGAAGGGAAGGAAGATTGATTCAAATCCCTTATTCAACACCTCAGCAGAGTTATCCCCAAAAATATTCTAATTCAAACCTTCCCCGTAGTCCTTATTACCTCCCAAAAGACACCTACATCTCAGAACAACCCCTCGATTTATCCACGAAAAAAGATCACACCTCCAGAGAATCATCCCCGGCGTCTTCCCCAGCACCCAATTCGATACAAAATTCCGATTCGGGCgaagaaatcgttaatttaAGCCAAAAATCTTCGAGATCGCCGACCCCTTTTCGAAATTATCCCTATCAAAGCTCGAATTGTTCTTCGGAACCGATTAGAAGTCCTTCGCCGGGAGATTATAACAACGGAAGTCGGTTGGCGCAGATTTTGGCGCAACCTAAGTTACCCATCCCTTCTGTTCCTATGTCTTTGGTTCCAATGGATAGATTGATTCAATTTGGAAATCAagatttgcaaaattttagcCAATTGATGACCACGAAGAGGACTTGGTCTGAAGATGGAGATGCGACGCAAGAAAGTGTGGAAGAGAGCGggaataaaaagttaaaagtgGTTAAAGGCGTTGATAGTCCAATGTTGAGTGGCCAAGAAGATGTTGAGGGATTGTTTGGATGCGACCAATGTGATAAATCATTTTCGAAGCAAAGTTCTTTAGCTAGGCATAAATATGAACATTCAG gTCAACGTCCACACAAATGCGACGAATGTCCAAAAGCATTCAAACACAAACATCACCTAACGGAACACAAAAGATTACACAGCGGTGAGAAGCCCTTCCAATGTTCGAAATGTTTGAAGAGATTCTCGCATTCCGGTTCTTATAGCCAACATATGAACCACAGGTATTCTTATTGCAAACCCTACAGAGAATAA
- the LOC111418381 gene encoding zinc finger protein 1 isoform X2 yields MSPDSNHNEISENSECLRKILLNGETEDKEIVEYMQRRDTAVIFPEDTQIVPISTSNGIRDPEELPSPSNSDYFMKCPQCQKGFHTFEALKVHMETCPKENGQISSSPNLSSVVIPSGGGSAGGSHPCSQCSASFINKDQLEKHELLHSPNGQVSCKVCNKTFANVYRLQRHMISHDESAVLRKFKCTECDKAFKFKHHLKEHIRIHSGEKPFECGNCGKRFSHSGSYSSHMTSKKCLVMNLKLGRTRAANNGNHNLLVADKTHQNRNQKRNNSGILNNNLAGSPNQNGMFSILPKYPDTSALFHPFYMPPPNMGTISLPPYSIPTIGEFLEKLQKVSPQTNLIENDCKSEHNEEDGELNKSKSTSCGDLAIDEEEIEVKEEPQENTPETNGRDFETVKRILETVGATVTKEFLQANIQKFSSDTSDCNSLSQSPLREFLCHGCKKTFSSQSFLDEHDCEMDVKSEGLAAKLEEAINTKSESDHPSGSDEEYERSNEIDGERVATTDQLSDDGRKVRVRSLISDEQLKILKDNYAMNPRPKREDLIRIADQIGFSVRVVQVWFQNTRARDRREGRLIQIPYSTPQQSYPQKYSNSNLPRSPYYLPKDTYISEQPLDLSTKKDHTSRESSPASSPAPNSIQNSDSGEEIVNLSQKSSRSPTPFRNYPYQSSNCSSEPIRSPSPGDYNNGSRLAQILAQPKLPIPSVPMSLVPMDRLIQFGNQDLQNFSQLMTTKRTWSEDGDATQESVEESGNKKLKVVKGVDSPMLSGQEDVEGLFGCDQCDKSFSKQSSLARHKYEHSGQRPHKCDECPKAFKHKHHLTEHKRLHSGEKPFQCSKCLKRFSHSGSYSQHMNHRYSYCKPYRE; encoded by the exons taCCAATATCAACATCAAACGGAATCCGCGATCCCGAAGAGTTACCATCCCCATCTAACTCGGATTACTTCATGAAATGTCCTCAGTGCCAAAAGGGATTTCATACGTTCGAAGCCCTCAAAGTTCACATGGAGACGTGTCCGAAAGAAAACGGGCAAATCTCGAGTTCGCCGAATCTTTCCTCGGTGGTTATTCCATCGGGAGGTGGTAGTGCAGGGGGTTCACATCCATGTTCTCAGTGTTCTGCGAGTTTCATCAACAAGGATCAATTGGAGAAGCACGAACTGTTGCACTCTCCAAACGGTCAAGTG TCCTGCAAAGtttgtaacaaaacttttGCGAATGTGTACCGGCTTCAAAGGCACATGATCAGTCACGATGAAAGCGccgttttaagaaaatttaaatgcaCCGAGTGTGATAaagcttttaaatttaaacatcacTTAaag gAACATATAAGAATACATAGTGGTGAGAAGCCTTTTGAATGTGGAAATtgtgggaaacgtttttcacATTCAGGTTCATACTCGAGTCACATGacatcaaaaaaatgtttggtgATGAATCTAAAATTGGGAAGAACTCGAGCTGCCAATAACGGCAATCACAACCTGCTGGTAGCCGATAAAACCCATCAAAatagaaatcaaaaaagaaacaactCCGGGAttttaaacaacaatttagcCGGCAGCCCGAATCAAAACGGGATGTTCTCAATCCTTCCTAAATACCCCGACACTTCGGCACTATTCCATCCCTTTTATATGCCCCCGCCCAACATGGGAACCATCTCTTTACCTCCGTACTCAATTCCAACAATCGGGGAGTTCTTAGAGAAGCTCCAAAAAGTTTCGCCCCAAACCAATTTAATCGAGAACGATTGCAAAAGCGAGCACAACGAAGAAGATGGGGAATTAAACAAATCGAAATCGACGAGTTGTGGTGATTTAGCCATCGATGAAGAAGAAATCGAAGTGAAAGAAGAGCCACAAGAAAACACCCCAGAAACGAATGGAAGAGATTTCGAAACTGTCAAAAGAATTTTAGAAACTGTAGGAGCCACGGTGACCAAAGAATTCCTTCAAGCCAATATCCAAAAATTTTCTTCCGATACTTCCGATTGCAACAGTTTGTCCCAATCACCTTTAAGAGAGTTCCTTTGTCATGGTTGCAAAAAAACGTTTTCGTCCCAATCGTTTTTGGATGAGCACGATTGCGAGATGGACGTGAAAAGCGAAGGACTAGCAGCAAAATTAGAAGAGGCGATCAATACAAAATCAGAAAGTGATCACCCGAGTGGTTCCGACGAAGAATACGAGCGTTCCAACGAAATCGACGGCGAAAGAGTCGCAACAACAGACCAACTCAGCGATGATGGGAGAAAAGTTCGCGTTCGCTCCTTAATTTCCGacgaacaattaaaaatattaaaagataattACGCGATGAATCCGCGACCCAAACGCGAGGATTTAATCCGAATCGCTGATCAAATCGGGTTCTCAGTTCGCGTGGTTCAAGTTTGGTTCCAAAATACTCGGGCTAGGGATCGAAGGGAAGGAAGATTGATTCAAATCCCTTATTCAACACCTCAGCAGAGTTATCCCCAAAAATATTCTAATTCAAACCTTCCCCGTAGTCCTTATTACCTCCCAAAAGACACCTACATCTCAGAACAACCCCTCGATTTATCCACGAAAAAAGATCACACCTCCAGAGAATCATCCCCGGCGTCTTCCCCAGCACCCAATTCGATACAAAATTCCGATTCGGGCgaagaaatcgttaatttaAGCCAAAAATCTTCGAGATCGCCGACCCCTTTTCGAAATTATCCCTATCAAAGCTCGAATTGTTCTTCGGAACCGATTAGAAGTCCTTCGCCGGGAGATTATAACAACGGAAGTCGGTTGGCGCAGATTTTGGCGCAACCTAAGTTACCCATCCCTTCTGTTCCTATGTCTTTGGTTCCAATGGATAGATTGATTCAATTTGGAAATCAagatttgcaaaattttagcCAATTGATGACCACGAAGAGGACTTGGTCTGAAGATGGAGATGCGACGCAAGAAAGTGTGGAAGAGAGCGggaataaaaagttaaaagtgGTTAAAGGCGTTGATAGTCCAATGTTGAGTGGCCAAGAAGATGTTGAGGGATTGTTTGGATGCGACCAATGTGATAAATCATTTTCGAAGCAAAGTTCTTTAGCTAGGCATAAATATGAACATTCAG gTCAACGTCCACACAAATGCGACGAATGTCCAAAAGCATTCAAACACAAACATCACCTAACGGAACACAAAAGATTACACAGCGGTGAGAAGCCCTTCCAATGTTCGAAATGTTTGAAGAGATTCTCGCATTCCGGTTCTTATAGCCAACATATGAACCACAGGTATTCTTATTGCAAACCCTACAGAGAATAA
- the LOC111418381 gene encoding zinc finger protein 1 isoform X1, whose translation MATSVTTSGVGRGRRKQAKPQRKVDAMSPDSNHNEISENSECLRKILLNGETEDKEIVEYMQRRDTAVIFPEDTQIVPISTSNGIRDPEELPSPSNSDYFMKCPQCQKGFHTFEALKVHMETCPKENGQISSSPNLSSVVIPSGGGSAGGSHPCSQCSASFINKDQLEKHELLHSPNGQVSCKVCNKTFANVYRLQRHMISHDESAVLRKFKCTECDKAFKFKHHLKEHIRIHSGEKPFECGNCGKRFSHSGSYSSHMTSKKCLVMNLKLGRTRAANNGNHNLLVADKTHQNRNQKRNNSGILNNNLAGSPNQNGMFSILPKYPDTSALFHPFYMPPPNMGTISLPPYSIPTIGEFLEKLQKVSPQTNLIENDCKSEHNEEDGELNKSKSTSCGDLAIDEEEIEVKEEPQENTPETNGRDFETVKRILETVGATVTKEFLQANIQKFSSDTSDCNSLSQSPLREFLCHGCKKTFSSQSFLDEHDCEMDVKSEGLAAKLEEAINTKSESDHPSGSDEEYERSNEIDGERVATTDQLSDDGRKVRVRSLISDEQLKILKDNYAMNPRPKREDLIRIADQIGFSVRVVQVWFQNTRARDRREGRLIQIPYSTPQQSYPQKYSNSNLPRSPYYLPKDTYISEQPLDLSTKKDHTSRESSPASSPAPNSIQNSDSGEEIVNLSQKSSRSPTPFRNYPYQSSNCSSEPIRSPSPGDYNNGSRLAQILAQPKLPIPSVPMSLVPMDRLIQFGNQDLQNFSQLMTTKRTWSEDGDATQESVEESGNKKLKVVKGVDSPMLSGQEDVEGLFGCDQCDKSFSKQSSLARHKYEHSGQRPHKCDECPKAFKHKHHLTEHKRLHSGEKPFQCSKCLKRFSHSGSYSQHMNHRYSYCKPYRE comes from the exons taCCAATATCAACATCAAACGGAATCCGCGATCCCGAAGAGTTACCATCCCCATCTAACTCGGATTACTTCATGAAATGTCCTCAGTGCCAAAAGGGATTTCATACGTTCGAAGCCCTCAAAGTTCACATGGAGACGTGTCCGAAAGAAAACGGGCAAATCTCGAGTTCGCCGAATCTTTCCTCGGTGGTTATTCCATCGGGAGGTGGTAGTGCAGGGGGTTCACATCCATGTTCTCAGTGTTCTGCGAGTTTCATCAACAAGGATCAATTGGAGAAGCACGAACTGTTGCACTCTCCAAACGGTCAAGTG TCCTGCAAAGtttgtaacaaaacttttGCGAATGTGTACCGGCTTCAAAGGCACATGATCAGTCACGATGAAAGCGccgttttaagaaaatttaaatgcaCCGAGTGTGATAaagcttttaaatttaaacatcacTTAaag gAACATATAAGAATACATAGTGGTGAGAAGCCTTTTGAATGTGGAAATtgtgggaaacgtttttcacATTCAGGTTCATACTCGAGTCACATGacatcaaaaaaatgtttggtgATGAATCTAAAATTGGGAAGAACTCGAGCTGCCAATAACGGCAATCACAACCTGCTGGTAGCCGATAAAACCCATCAAAatagaaatcaaaaaagaaacaactCCGGGAttttaaacaacaatttagcCGGCAGCCCGAATCAAAACGGGATGTTCTCAATCCTTCCTAAATACCCCGACACTTCGGCACTATTCCATCCCTTTTATATGCCCCCGCCCAACATGGGAACCATCTCTTTACCTCCGTACTCAATTCCAACAATCGGGGAGTTCTTAGAGAAGCTCCAAAAAGTTTCGCCCCAAACCAATTTAATCGAGAACGATTGCAAAAGCGAGCACAACGAAGAAGATGGGGAATTAAACAAATCGAAATCGACGAGTTGTGGTGATTTAGCCATCGATGAAGAAGAAATCGAAGTGAAAGAAGAGCCACAAGAAAACACCCCAGAAACGAATGGAAGAGATTTCGAAACTGTCAAAAGAATTTTAGAAACTGTAGGAGCCACGGTGACCAAAGAATTCCTTCAAGCCAATATCCAAAAATTTTCTTCCGATACTTCCGATTGCAACAGTTTGTCCCAATCACCTTTAAGAGAGTTCCTTTGTCATGGTTGCAAAAAAACGTTTTCGTCCCAATCGTTTTTGGATGAGCACGATTGCGAGATGGACGTGAAAAGCGAAGGACTAGCAGCAAAATTAGAAGAGGCGATCAATACAAAATCAGAAAGTGATCACCCGAGTGGTTCCGACGAAGAATACGAGCGTTCCAACGAAATCGACGGCGAAAGAGTCGCAACAACAGACCAACTCAGCGATGATGGGAGAAAAGTTCGCGTTCGCTCCTTAATTTCCGacgaacaattaaaaatattaaaagataattACGCGATGAATCCGCGACCCAAACGCGAGGATTTAATCCGAATCGCTGATCAAATCGGGTTCTCAGTTCGCGTGGTTCAAGTTTGGTTCCAAAATACTCGGGCTAGGGATCGAAGGGAAGGAAGATTGATTCAAATCCCTTATTCAACACCTCAGCAGAGTTATCCCCAAAAATATTCTAATTCAAACCTTCCCCGTAGTCCTTATTACCTCCCAAAAGACACCTACATCTCAGAACAACCCCTCGATTTATCCACGAAAAAAGATCACACCTCCAGAGAATCATCCCCGGCGTCTTCCCCAGCACCCAATTCGATACAAAATTCCGATTCGGGCgaagaaatcgttaatttaAGCCAAAAATCTTCGAGATCGCCGACCCCTTTTCGAAATTATCCCTATCAAAGCTCGAATTGTTCTTCGGAACCGATTAGAAGTCCTTCGCCGGGAGATTATAACAACGGAAGTCGGTTGGCGCAGATTTTGGCGCAACCTAAGTTACCCATCCCTTCTGTTCCTATGTCTTTGGTTCCAATGGATAGATTGATTCAATTTGGAAATCAagatttgcaaaattttagcCAATTGATGACCACGAAGAGGACTTGGTCTGAAGATGGAGATGCGACGCAAGAAAGTGTGGAAGAGAGCGggaataaaaagttaaaagtgGTTAAAGGCGTTGATAGTCCAATGTTGAGTGGCCAAGAAGATGTTGAGGGATTGTTTGGATGCGACCAATGTGATAAATCATTTTCGAAGCAAAGTTCTTTAGCTAGGCATAAATATGAACATTCAG gTCAACGTCCACACAAATGCGACGAATGTCCAAAAGCATTCAAACACAAACATCACCTAACGGAACACAAAAGATTACACAGCGGTGAGAAGCCCTTCCAATGTTCGAAATGTTTGAAGAGATTCTCGCATTCCGGTTCTTATAGCCAACATATGAACCACAGGTATTCTTATTGCAAACCCTACAGAGAATAA